A stretch of the Halorussus salinus genome encodes the following:
- a CDS encoding CehA/McbA family metallohydrolase — protein MSSQLSVTIDPHVHSEGSYDGHEPVELLLAQASDIGLDGIVVTDHDTIRESLRAAELASEYGLVGIPGVEVSTAAGHLLAIGVTERPEPHRPLDETVAEIREEGGVAVVPHPFQRTRHGVRRGRITDCDAIEVYNAWIFTGYRNRRARQFAARNDYPGVAASDAHSAKYIGRAYTELTIEASSKRDLDSETIVAALADGDADVYGRRQPLHRSVQHYARGAGRKVGHGVAASLASLTRL, from the coding sequence ATGTCCTCCCAACTCTCGGTGACGATAGACCCTCACGTTCACTCGGAGGGCTCCTACGACGGCCACGAGCCGGTCGAGCTACTGCTCGCACAGGCCAGCGACATCGGCCTCGACGGCATCGTCGTCACCGACCACGACACCATCCGGGAGTCGCTTCGCGCGGCCGAACTCGCCTCCGAGTACGGCCTCGTCGGCATCCCGGGCGTCGAGGTCTCGACCGCCGCGGGCCATCTGCTCGCCATCGGCGTCACCGAGCGCCCCGAGCCGCACCGACCGCTCGACGAGACGGTCGCGGAGATCCGCGAGGAGGGCGGCGTCGCGGTCGTTCCACACCCGTTCCAGCGCACCCGCCACGGCGTCCGTCGGGGTCGCATCACCGACTGCGACGCCATCGAGGTGTACAACGCGTGGATTTTCACGGGCTACCGGAACCGGCGCGCTCGCCAGTTCGCCGCCCGCAACGACTACCCCGGCGTCGCCGCCAGCGACGCCCACTCCGCGAAGTACATCGGTCGCGCGTACACCGAACTCACTATCGAGGCCTCCTCGAAGCGGGACCTCGACAGCGAGACCATCGTGGCGGCGCTGGCCGACGGCGACGCCGACGTGTACGGGCGACGACAACCACTCCACCGGAGCGTCCAGCACTACGCCCGCGGTGCCGGGCGGAAAGTCGGCCACGGCGTCGCGGCGAGTTTGGCGAGTCTGACTCGGCTGTGA
- a CDS encoding DUF373 family protein has protein sequence MSTLVVCVDRDDDIGTKTGLDTPVAGWEAVRSLVTEVGLADPEDASVNCLLESLRVARDLRDGDEEVTVAVISGAAETMVGRDRAVADQMDSLIAEYDPDSAVVVIDSAQDERLVPIIESRVTVDAVDRVVVRQARDIESTYYLLKQFLADEELRQTVLVPVGIAMLAFPILLMAFGPALAVASITAVIGLFVLYKGLGVDDYVADVPGEAKDALYSGRVSIVTYVVAAGLSLIGVFAGALRVSDPSAPTGGVLMPAMAFAFASVPWLAAAAVTASTGRLLDEVIRNDRLRHSYLNLPFGVLAVGLVVRGFSAYFLQREEYVPPLVVPHAELGSLTVERIVLLPGTRLALFVVAGVVVSLLGVRVSTYVTGSSLGDEFEDEELVD, from the coding sequence ATGAGTACGCTGGTAGTGTGCGTCGATCGGGACGACGACATCGGAACCAAGACCGGTCTCGACACGCCCGTCGCGGGGTGGGAGGCGGTTCGGTCGCTCGTGACCGAGGTCGGTCTCGCAGACCCCGAGGACGCCAGCGTCAACTGTCTGCTCGAATCCCTGCGGGTGGCCCGCGACCTGCGGGACGGCGACGAGGAGGTCACGGTGGCGGTCATCTCCGGCGCGGCCGAGACGATGGTCGGCCGGGACCGCGCGGTCGCCGACCAGATGGACTCGCTCATCGCCGAGTACGACCCCGACTCCGCGGTGGTCGTCATCGACAGCGCCCAAGACGAGCGACTGGTCCCCATCATCGAGAGCCGCGTCACGGTCGATGCGGTCGATAGGGTGGTCGTCCGGCAGGCCCGCGACATCGAATCGACCTACTACCTCCTCAAGCAGTTCCTCGCCGACGAGGAGTTGCGCCAGACCGTCCTCGTCCCGGTCGGCATCGCCATGCTCGCCTTCCCTATCCTGTTGATGGCGTTCGGCCCGGCGCTGGCGGTCGCGTCAATCACGGCGGTCATCGGCCTGTTCGTCCTCTACAAGGGACTCGGCGTGGACGACTACGTGGCCGACGTGCCCGGCGAGGCCAAGGACGCGCTGTACTCCGGGCGGGTCTCCATCGTCACCTACGTCGTCGCGGCGGGCCTGTCGCTCATCGGCGTCTTCGCCGGGGCGCTCCGGGTCTCTGACCCCTCCGCGCCCACGGGGGGCGTCCTGATGCCCGCGATGGCGTTCGCGTTCGCCAGCGTGCCGTGGCTGGCGGCCGCGGCCGTGACCGCCTCGACCGGCCGCCTGCTGGACGAGGTCATCCGCAACGACCGCCTCCGCCACTCCTACCTGAACCTCCCGTTCGGCGTGCTGGCGGTCGGGCTGGTCGTCCGCGGGTTCTCGGCGTACTTCCTCCAGCGCGAGGAGTACGTGCCGCCGCTGGTCGTGCCTCACGCCGAGTTGGGGAGTCTCACCGTCGAGCGTATCGTCCTCCTGCCGGGCACGCGACTGGCGCTGTTCGTCGTCGCGGGCGTAGTCGTGAGTCTGCTGGGCGTGCGAGTTTCGACGTACGTCACGGGCTCCTCGCTCGGTGACGAGTTCGAGGACGAAGAGTTGGTGGACTGA